CTCTTCGGGATAAGACAGCACAATTACAAAAATACAAGATAGACAACGGTATAATTAACCTTGAAGAACAATCAAGAGCTGTTTTTAGCCAGATAATTAGTTATAACGATAAAAAACAGGATGCCGAAAAAGAAATAGCGTCATACGAAGGGGCCTTAAAGAAAATTGATGGCAGGTTTGAGCCAGGCGACAGGAGATATTTCGAGTCGGTATCAAGCAAAATTAATCAGACTATTACTGCAACACAGGACGAACTTCATGCTGTTCAGAACAAATATATCCGCAGCAATTACGATCCTAAGTACAAACCCTCGCTTGATTCGCTTCAAAAATCATTGTCGGCTCAAATTAACCTTTCATCAGATCAATATATAACGAATCCGCTTACGCATAAGGACGAATTGGTTAAGCAGAAACTGGCGCTTGAAATAACACGCGATCTGGCCAAATACAGCATTCAAACAATTAACGCAGAGCTGGCCGATTTGAACGCCAAATTTGCACGCCTTGTTCCGTTTGATGCCAAAGTAAAAACTTTCGATTTTGACATCAATATTGCCAGCCAGGAATACCTTGATGTTTTAAATAAATATAACGCAACCAATCTTAAATCCAATTTCAGCATTGAACTGATACAGGTTGAAAAAGCCGAGCCCGAAGCCCCGCAACCGTCAAAAAAAATGCTGCTAATAGTTATAAGCGTTGTGGTAACGCTATTTGGGTGCGTGTTTGTGTTGTTCCTTATGTTTTATTTTGATAATACCATAAAGGAGCCTGCCGAACTTGTTAATAAAACCCAGTTGCCATTACTTGGCTACCTAAACAGGATACCTGGCACCGACCTTGACCTCAGGAAACTTTGGGATATTGAAAACCGCGATAAAATGCAACAATACAAGGATTTGCTGCGATCTGTGAGGTTTGAAATTGACCAGGAATTACGTGGAGAAAAAGTTATTGCAATTACCAGCATAAGCCCGCACGAAGGAAAAACACTTTTTGCAACGAGCCTTGCCTACTCCTATGCCATGATCAATAAAAAGGTTTTATTAATTGATGGAAACTTTGAGCGGCCGGATTTAACAAATGCACTGCACCCGTTGTTGTTTTTAGAGGATTATTTTAAAGACAATCCGCACAGCAGTATCGAAATAAACAGCAGCGTAGCTACTACGCTGGGCAACCATGGCAATGATGTTACGTTGCTGGAAATTGCCGACGAAGCCTTTATTAAAAACCGCTTTGACGATTTAAAGTCAAAATACGATATTATTATTATTGATACAGCCCCGCTAACAGCGTTAAATAAATCAAAAGAATGGCTCCTGTTTGCTAATAAAACTATTGCCATTTTTGAGGCAAATAAAGAACTGACCAATGCACAAAAACCTCACCTGGTATTTTTAAAGACGCTGGGCAGCAAATTTGGCGGGTGGGTGCTTAATAAAACAACTGCAAATAAAAAGAGAACATAACCCTGTGTAAGGCATTTGCCGGTTTATTTTCCAACCAGGGAAATTTTAGCTTTAGTATTATGAGAATAGATCCCATTGAAGCAAAGCGAAACCCATTTGAAGATTTAACACCGCTTCAAAACAAGTCGCGCAAAGCGGCAATCACAATAGCCTTTATCGGCGTATTTGTATGGGCAATTAAAATTTTGTTTTTGTAAACCTTTGGCCATAGCAGATGCAGCGCGAAACAACCAACAATACTAACGTGAACGAAGCATTTGGAAAAAGGCTGCTGCACCAAAAGTTTTCAAACCCGTTTGTGCTTATATTTTTAGTACTCGCCGCGTTGTTTGTAAGCGTTGTTGTTTATAAGCTTGGCATTATTGGTGCAGGCGCCATTATGGCCCTTATTGCAGGCGTACCTATTTTGGTTGGTATTGTTGCCTATCCAAAATTTGGGATAACGGTACTGATAGTAGCGTCGTTTTTTATCAACTACATTTCGGAATTTTTGCCCGCACAGGTACCTATAGGCACTTTACTTGATGCTATAACCTATTTGCTTATCCTGGGCTTTTTTATCAAACAAAAAAGCGAAAACGATTGGAGTTATTTTAAAAACCCAATCAGTATTGTAATTATATTGTGGCTGATATACAACCTGCTTGAGGTAGCCAACCCATCTGCTGCATCGGTGCTGGCCTGGATTTATACTGTACGTACAGTTGGCTTTATTATGCTCATGTATTTTGTGTTTGTTTATCACATTCGTACGGTTGGTTTTATAAAATATTTGTTTAAGCTGTGGCTTGTGCTCGATGTTATTGCCGCCATTTCGGCATTTCAACAGGAGAAATTTGGCTTTCTATCGTTTGAAAAAAAATGGCTTTACTCCGATCCGCAGCGCGTAAGTTTGTTGTTTATAAACGGCCACATGCGCAAATCGGGTATTTTTTCTGATCCGGTTACATTCTCCTATAACATGGTTATTGGCGCCTTGCTTTGTATCGCGCTCATCATGAGTAATATAGATATCCGCAAAAAAATAATCCTGGGCTGCATGGCCATGTTTTTTCTCACCGTGATGCTTTATTCGGGCACCAGGGCCGCTTACGTTTTGTTGCCGGCCTCATTGCTTATTTTGGCTGTGCTGAATTTTAACCGCAAGGTACTTATCGGCACCCTTGTTGCCGGCTTAATGCTTGCTTTTTTGATTGTAATGCCCACTTCAAACCCGGCGATAAAAAGGTTCCAATCGGCTTTTAGCCCATCTAAAGATGCATCGTATAACGTGCGGGCCGAAAATCAAAGAAAAATAAAGCCATATATATTATCGCATCCAATAGGTGGCGGTCTGGGGTCGGTAGGTGTTTGGGGCCGGCGCTTCGCCCCCAATTCTATGCTGGCCAAATTTCCGCCCGACAGCGGATACGTACGCGTAGCTGTCGAGATGGGCTGGATAGGCCTTCTGTTGTTTTGTACCCTGTTTTTTGTGGTATTAAAAAACGGTATTAATTTCTTTTTCCTGATAAAAAACCCCAGGCTTAAAAACTACTGCATGGCCATGGTACTGGTTATATTTGCTTTTAACATAGGCAATTTTCCGCAACAGGCCATTGTGCAATATCCATCCAATATTATTTTTTACTTATCTATTGCCATTATTGTTGCCTGCATGCGGTTAGACCTGGAACAACAAAAAGCCATAGTAACCGGTAGTAATCCAAATACAATAGCATTAACCGAATTGAATTGAGCCGATGTCGATAATAACCACCATAAAAACAAACCCAAGGTTAAAAAAATTAGTTCACTGGATGCTGATACCAACCGGCGAATCGAGGCCAAGGCGTTGGGTACGCTGGTTTATTACGCCATTTTATTATCCGCGCGGCAAAGGGGCAGTGGTAAGGTACTATGCGCGGCTGGATGTTTTTCCATTTAACAAATTCTCGTTAGGCAGTAAAAGCATTATCGAAGATTTTGCAACCATCAATAATGGTGTTGGTGATGTTATCATAGGCAACAATTGTGGCATCGGTATCAGTAATGTAATCATTGGCCCGGTTACCATGGGCAATTATGTAATGCTGGCCCAAAACATTGTTATTTCGGGCTTAAACCACGGGTACGAAGATGTAACACTTCCTCCGCGGGCGCAAAAAGTAGTTACCAAACCAATAATCATTCAGGATAATGTTTGGATTGGGGCCAATTGCGTGGTCACCGCGGGCGTAACTATTGGCAAGCACGCTATAATTGGCGCGGGCAGCATTGTCACCAAAAATATACCCGATTATTCGGTAGTGGTAGGCAACCCGGCAAAAGTTATAAAAAGATACAATTTCACAACAAATTGTTGGGAAAAGGCGTAACAAAACAAAGCATGCGGTTTATACAAAAGCTTATTAATAAGCATACACTTTCGTTAGCAAGCAACGCTATTATGCCTGTTTTGGGTATGGCCATACTGGGTTTAATGGCACGCCATCTTTCGAAAGCCGACTTTGGCGATTACATATTTTTCCTGGTGGTATTTAACCTTGCCGATACGTTCAGGACCGGCTTTTTACAGACATCACTTATAAAATACTATGCCGGCGCCAGCCCGCAAAGGGCAGCCAACATAGCAGGATCTGCATGGTATATCGGTTTAACAATAGTAGTCACTTTTGGGTTAGGTAATTTATTATTGTTTTTTATTCTTTCGTACACAGGCGCAAGCCCTAATATGTTCCTGATAACAAAATGGCTTGGCATCGTTTATCTATGCTCGCTTCCAACTACAATAACCACCTGGATATTACAAGCCGAACAACGTTTTGACAGGCTGTTTTTGGTGCAGTTAATTAACCAGGGCGGCTTTTTTCTTTTTATATTATTGCTTATTTTATCTGGTTATATCAGTTTACAAAATTCAATTTATTGCTATTGCTTAAATAGTATTATCAGCAGCTTACTTGCAATTTTTACCGGCTGGTCAAAAATAAAAGCAATGGGTAGTAAAAGCTGGGCATCAATAAAAGAGATGGCACACTTTGGCAAATATAGTGTTGGCACATCAATCAGTTCCTATTTGTTGCGCAGTTCAGATACCATTATCATTAAAATGATGTTCCCGCCTCAATTACTGGCCGTATATTATATCCCGCAAAGGCTGATGGAAATATTTGAGATCCCCTTAAGGGCCTTTATCGCTACGGCATTGCCTGTTATGTCGGCCTCGGTACATCGCGACGACAAAAAGCATGTAGCCTATATTATGAAAAAATACGCAGGAATGCTTACAATCGCCCTAATACCTGTAGCTATACTCTCCTTTTTACTGGCCGACCTTATTATCGGCCTATTATTTGGCAGCAGTTACCAGCACTCTGATGCCGGCAACATTTTCAGGATATTCATGTGTTTTGTTATGCTGCTTCCTATTGATAGATTTTTTGGGATAACATTGGATATTATCGGGAAACCGCAATTAAACATGATAAAAGTCTTTATCATGTTAACCATCAATGTATTTGCCGATTTTGCCGGGATATTCATTTTTCATAATTTATATGGCGTGGCCATAGCATCAATTTTTACTTTCTTTTCGGGGGCTATTTTTGGTTACTGGGCCCTTAAAAAGCATTTACAGTTTTCTGTTAAGGACATGTTTTATTTAGGATATCTTGAACTGAACGAACTTATCAGTACATCGTATAAAAAAATCAGGAACAGGTAAACAGGCAATTTAGTATGGAGCTTAGGAACCGTAATATCATCATATTTTCACAGATGCAGTTTGATGGCCGCCTGGAATCAACAAACTACACTTTGGCAAAGTACCTGGCTAAAAACAATAACGTATACTATGTAGACAGGCCCTTTACCTGGAGGGATTATGTGAAGTATAAAGATACACCGGCTTTTAAAATCAGGAAGCCGCATTTCTTCTCCCCTTCCGATAGCATTATCCAAACAGAGATACCCAACCTTAAAATAGTGATTTGCCCGCCGGTGCCATCTATTAATAGGCTGCCCGAAGGGAAAATATATCGCCTGGCCGTAAGAATGAATGAATTGATTGTTGCCTCACGATTAAAAAAGGTAATAAAACAATTTAGCATCAACGATTACATTTACATCAACTCCTACAACTACACCTACCCCAACTTTCATGATTTAATAAAGCCATTACTTACGGTTTACCACTGCGTCGATCCGCTGATTGAGGTTTACCAAACCAGGCATGGTTTAATATCCGAAGACATTATTGTTAAAAACGTAGACCTGGTAATTTGCACCAGCAAAGAATTAACAAACAAAAAGCTTAAGTTAAATCATAACTCACATCTTATTCCAAACGCGGCAAACATTAACCATAGCCAAAAAGCGCTCGACCCGGAGTTGCCTGTCGCAGCGGTTTTATCGGGTATTGGCAAACCAATAATAGGATACTTTGGCAATATTGAGCGCCGGGTTGATTATAATTTGCTTAAAGAATTATTAGACCAAAACCCGGACAAGAATTTCGCTTTTGTAGGTCCCGTGGATAGTAATTATGCCGATATGTCGGTATTTGAACGGCCCAACGCTTTTTTAACGGGAGCAGTGCCTTATGAGCAAATGCCCGCGGTTTTAAAAGGTTTTGATGTAGCTATTATTCCTTTCAAAAAAGATGAGGTAAGCAGTTCTATATTCCCCTTAAAACTTTTTGAATACCTTGGCTCGGGCAAACCAACGGTATCATCTAACTTTAATACCGATTTAAAAGAATTTACAAAGGATACTGTTGCTTATTGCAAAACTGCCGGAGAATTTACCATCGCCATAAACGAGGCTTTAAATGATACGCCTGAATTGCAGAAAAAAAGACTTGCAGTGGCCGCCGAAAACACATGGGAACACAGGGTTGTTGAAATAGAGAAACTTTTGGCACTAAATTTAGAGCTTAAGCTTAAAGCGATAAATCAATAATAACGCAACTTTTTTATTAAAATACAGTAAAAGTTATAAAACATAATAAACAATGGAGATCATTAAGTTTGTTGCTTCGGTAATCATGTGGGCGGCTTTTATATACCTGGGGGTATATTGCCTGTACCTTTTTATCTTCTCGGTTTTAGGGAAACTGGTACCTATAAAATATCCTCCCGTTGCTACTTCATTAAGCAAATTTGTTATCTACATCTGCGCTTACAAAGAAGATGAAATTTTATTAAATTCTGCAGCGAACGCCTTAACGCTTGATTACCCTACCGATAAATTCCATGTATGTGTCATAGCCGATTCGCTGAAGCCCGAAACTTTGGTAAAGCTAAGGCAGATGCCATTGCAGGTTGTTGAAGTGTTTTTTGAAAACAGCACCAAATCAAAAGCGCTGAACAAAGCCATTGAAAATACGGTGCCCGGATTTGACGCGGCCATAGTTTACGATATCGACAACGTTGCAGCGCCCGACTTTTTGTACCAGATAAACAACTACCTGCAGGCAGGCGAAAAGGTGGTACAAGGCCACAGAATAGCCAAAAACAGCAATACCAAGGTAGCCGTGCTTGATGGTATAAGTGAAGAGATTAACAACCACATTTTCAGGAAGGCGCAACGGGTGTTTAACCTTTCGGCGGCTATTATTGGTTCGGGAATGGCGCTGGAATATAGCTTATTCAAGACAACCATGGGCCAGATTGACGCTGTTGGCGGCTTTGATAAAGAAATGGGCCTGATACTTACCCGCCAGAAAATTGGCGTTGCCTATGCCGAAAAAGCATATGTATATGATGAGAAGGTAAGCAACCCCGAAGTATTTAAAAAACAGCGTAAAAGATGGCTTTCGGCCCAGTTTAACCTGTTACGTAAATACGGCATGAGCGGCTTTAGTGAATTATTTTTGCGGGGCAACTTTGATTATTTTAACGAAATATACCAAATGTCGATACTACCGAGGGTGCTGATGCTGGGATTGATGCCTTTTATGTTATTCATTTCCTTATTCCTGTGGTGGTTAACGCCGGGTATAGGGCCGTCGTGGCAATTGTGGGCGCTTGCAACCCTATGCTGCTATGCCGGCATTCTGGCTGCCATACCAGGCCCCTACTTTAACATCCAATTACTGAAAGCCGCGCTTAAGCTGCCGCTGATATTTTTCACTATGTTGTTGTTGTTATTTAAGTTAAAGGGCGCCAACAAAAAATTTATACATACCACACATGACCATACTGCCGCTTAGTAGTAGGTACATTAACAGCATAGATGAAAAAAGTATCTGTTGTAACCGTAAACTTTAACCAGCCGGCAGTTACCGA
The genomic region above belongs to Mucilaginibacter sp. KACC 22773 and contains:
- a CDS encoding GumC family protein translates to MELSFFFKLLKKYRLVLIFIPLIAGIGTFFLVKKLPDTYISHAQIATGIIDASRHLLDKDANASIQAQQAFSEFSNLMAIMKLKKIVSQVSYSLIIHDLKYPAYPYSKPSQMLSEMAEYERDAALKLFEYKFNHFEPLLLYNKQERILNDLLHSMKYDDASLRKDLIIYRDEDSDFITVTYDSANPQLSADVVNILCTQFISYYTQTVKKNQSNAVSFLSELLVQKRNALRDKTAQLQKYKIDNGIINLEEQSRAVFSQIISYNDKKQDAEKEIASYEGALKKIDGRFEPGDRRYFESVSSKINQTITATQDELHAVQNKYIRSNYDPKYKPSLDSLQKSLSAQINLSSDQYITNPLTHKDELVKQKLALEITRDLAKYSIQTINAELADLNAKFARLVPFDAKVKTFDFDINIASQEYLDVLNKYNATNLKSNFSIELIQVEKAEPEAPQPSKKMLLIVISVVVTLFGCVFVLFLMFYFDNTIKEPAELVNKTQLPLLGYLNRIPGTDLDLRKLWDIENRDKMQQYKDLLRSVRFEIDQELRGEKVIAITSISPHEGKTLFATSLAYSYAMINKKVLLIDGNFERPDLTNALHPLLFLEDYFKDNPHSSIEINSSVATTLGNHGNDVTLLEIADEAFIKNRFDDLKSKYDIIIIDTAPLTALNKSKEWLLFANKTIAIFEANKELTNAQKPHLVFLKTLGSKFGGWVLNKTTANKKRT
- a CDS encoding acyltransferase, whose protein sequence is MSIITTIKTNPRLKKLVHWMLIPTGESRPRRWVRWFITPFYYPRGKGAVVRYYARLDVFPFNKFSLGSKSIIEDFATINNGVGDVIIGNNCGIGISNVIIGPVTMGNYVMLAQNIVISGLNHGYEDVTLPPRAQKVVTKPIIIQDNVWIGANCVVTAGVTIGKHAIIGAGSIVTKNIPDYSVVVGNPAKVIKRYNFTTNCWEKA
- a CDS encoding O-antigen ligase family protein, translating into MQRETTNNTNVNEAFGKRLLHQKFSNPFVLIFLVLAALFVSVVVYKLGIIGAGAIMALIAGVPILVGIVAYPKFGITVLIVASFFINYISEFLPAQVPIGTLLDAITYLLILGFFIKQKSENDWSYFKNPISIVIILWLIYNLLEVANPSAASVLAWIYTVRTVGFIMLMYFVFVYHIRTVGFIKYLFKLWLVLDVIAAISAFQQEKFGFLSFEKKWLYSDPQRVSLLFINGHMRKSGIFSDPVTFSYNMVIGALLCIALIMSNIDIRKKIILGCMAMFFLTVMLYSGTRAAYVLLPASLLILAVLNFNRKVLIGTLVAGLMLAFLIVMPTSNPAIKRFQSAFSPSKDASYNVRAENQRKIKPYILSHPIGGGLGSVGVWGRRFAPNSMLAKFPPDSGYVRVAVEMGWIGLLLFCTLFFVVLKNGINFFFLIKNPRLKNYCMAMVLVIFAFNIGNFPQQAIVQYPSNIIFYLSIAIIVACMRLDLEQQKAIVTGSNPNTIALTELN
- a CDS encoding lipopolysaccharide biosynthesis protein; amino-acid sequence: MRFIQKLINKHTLSLASNAIMPVLGMAILGLMARHLSKADFGDYIFFLVVFNLADTFRTGFLQTSLIKYYAGASPQRAANIAGSAWYIGLTIVVTFGLGNLLLFFILSYTGASPNMFLITKWLGIVYLCSLPTTITTWILQAEQRFDRLFLVQLINQGGFFLFILLLILSGYISLQNSIYCYCLNSIISSLLAIFTGWSKIKAMGSKSWASIKEMAHFGKYSVGTSISSYLLRSSDTIIIKMMFPPQLLAVYYIPQRLMEIFEIPLRAFIATALPVMSASVHRDDKKHVAYIMKKYAGMLTIALIPVAILSFLLADLIIGLLFGSSYQHSDAGNIFRIFMCFVMLLPIDRFFGITLDIIGKPQLNMIKVFIMLTINVFADFAGIFIFHNLYGVAIASIFTFFSGAIFGYWALKKHLQFSVKDMFYLGYLELNELISTSYKKIRNR
- a CDS encoding glycosyltransferase family protein, producing the protein MELRNRNIIIFSQMQFDGRLESTNYTLAKYLAKNNNVYYVDRPFTWRDYVKYKDTPAFKIRKPHFFSPSDSIIQTEIPNLKIVICPPVPSINRLPEGKIYRLAVRMNELIVASRLKKVIKQFSINDYIYINSYNYTYPNFHDLIKPLLTVYHCVDPLIEVYQTRHGLISEDIIVKNVDLVICTSKELTNKKLKLNHNSHLIPNAANINHSQKALDPELPVAAVLSGIGKPIIGYFGNIERRVDYNLLKELLDQNPDKNFAFVGPVDSNYADMSVFERPNAFLTGAVPYEQMPAVLKGFDVAIIPFKKDEVSSSIFPLKLFEYLGSGKPTVSSNFNTDLKEFTKDTVAYCKTAGEFTIAINEALNDTPELQKKRLAVAAENTWEHRVVEIEKLLALNLELKLKAINQ
- a CDS encoding glycosyltransferase produces the protein MEIIKFVASVIMWAAFIYLGVYCLYLFIFSVLGKLVPIKYPPVATSLSKFVIYICAYKEDEILLNSAANALTLDYPTDKFHVCVIADSLKPETLVKLRQMPLQVVEVFFENSTKSKALNKAIENTVPGFDAAIVYDIDNVAAPDFLYQINNYLQAGEKVVQGHRIAKNSNTKVAVLDGISEEINNHIFRKAQRVFNLSAAIIGSGMALEYSLFKTTMGQIDAVGGFDKEMGLILTRQKIGVAYAEKAYVYDEKVSNPEVFKKQRKRWLSAQFNLLRKYGMSGFSELFLRGNFDYFNEIYQMSILPRVLMLGLMPFMLFISLFLWWLTPGIGPSWQLWALATLCCYAGILAAIPGPYFNIQLLKAALKLPLIFFTMLLLLFKLKGANKKFIHTTHDHTAA